A genomic segment from Panulirus ornatus isolate Po-2019 chromosome 20, ASM3632096v1, whole genome shotgun sequence encodes:
- the LOC139755866 gene encoding uncharacterized protein, which produces MGSRRGLLRKLRVTRRLKVGRSGGTCTMLRESVRDYLRTVIIAVVGHRSADDTRSSRVFSKRSSQESMEEEGERRGTEGHDRRSADGQPSPREPATTTFCFDPLAVTVALASFLGVIPVGRGLAAPGTWCEVRTIASATVGILSLTTLIVVFGQELLEGPSMQEYTTIQRLAELMYICVNVFIVALLMAHLWRRGARLLSLVFEAGCGVSCGAGWWGQAAALLVPPLIQATFYGRWYVIELHRSNIPLTVQAVFVAAFSWAQVLAAVPFLFHLLVSSRVTARFAALDHALGHALPTPHSHDVLAFEHALLMPDGRVTSQNHPQRWFTTVHPGYQPMAKGLLHNSTTDDKPIYTTRLNQECAGDSGGNRQRGSMGARKRDDVLLQFASEHQRLRDVYSQLSDVLGPAVLFSHLFFVYTIIMAVFTLVFNFEMMVASDVMLLVGIAFSCLTTPAALFLSGAAADRLTHQASAHLPRLVLLCSHGWSHAGNPQEVGVVLAATSRPVQFSVCGLYTLGRANLPAIVQAVTSYLVILLQFYFSELYK; this is translated from the exons ATGGGAAGCAGACGAGGTCTCCTCCGTAAGCTTCGGGTCACGAGAAGGTTGAAAGTTGGTAGGAGTGGAGGAACTTGCACGATGCTCCGCGAGTCTGTCCGTGACTACCTCCGGACCGTGATCATTGCCGTCGTGGGACACCGGTCGGCTGATGATACCAG GTCATCGCGGGTGTTCAGCAAGCGTTCGTCCCAAGAGTcgatggaggaagaaggagagcggCGAGGCACCGAGGGGCACGACAGAAGATCCGCAGACGGCCAGCCTAGCCCCAGGGAACCGGCcaccacaaccttctgcttcgaCCCGCTCGCCGTCACCGTCGCCCTCGCTTCATTCCTtggtgtt ATACCCGTGGGTCGAGGACTGGCCGCGCCGGGAACCTGGTGTGAGGTTAGAACGATTGCCTCAGCCACTGTGGGCATACTCAGCCTTACCACTCTCATCGTTGTCTTTGGTC AGGAGCTGCTGGAGGGCCCTTCCATGCAAGAATATACAACGATACAGCGGTTGGCAGAGTTGATGTACATCTGCGTCAATGTGTTCATCGTCGCTCTTCTGATGGCTCACTTGTGGCGCCGTGGAGCACGCCTTCTCAG CCTAGTGTTTGAAGCGGGCTGTGGGGTGAGCTGCGGCGCCGGGTGGTGGGGCCAGGCGGCTGCTTTACTTGTGCCGCCGCTGATTCAGGCCACCTTCTACGGCCGCTGGTACGTCATCGAACTGCATCGCTCCAACATCCCACTAACTGTGCAG GCTGTGTTCGTGGCGGCCTTTTCTTGGGCGCAGGTGTTGGCGGCCGTGCCCTTTCTGTTCCACCTGCTGGTCTCCAGTCGTGTCACCGCTCGCTTCGCCGCCCTGGACCACGCCCTTGGACACGCCCttcccacgcctcacagccatgaTGTCCTTGCCTTCGAACACGCCCTCCTCATGCCCGACGGTCGGGTGACGTCACAAAACCATCCTCAGCGATGGTTCACAACAGTGCACCCTGGTTATCAGCCTATGGCTAAAGGTCTTCTCCATAACTCCACGACAGACGATAAGCCGATTTATACGACCAGATTAAACCAAGAATGTGCAGGGGACAGCGGTGGCAACAGGCAGCGGGGATCGATGGGTGCCCGTAAGCGGGACGACGTCCTCCTTCAGTTCGCAAGCGAGCATCAGCGCCTGCGCGACGTATACAGCCAGCTGAGCGACGTGTTGGGTCCTGCCGTCCTCTTCTCCCACCTATTCTTCgtctacaccatcatcatggctGTTTTCACCCTCGTCTTCAACTTCGAG ATGATGGTGGCCAGCGATGTGATGCTCCTGGTGGGGATCGCCTTCTCTTGCCTGACCACTCCGGCGGCGCTCTTCCTCTCCGGCGCAGCCGCCGaccgcctcacccaccag GCTAGTGCACACCTTCCCCGCCTGGTTCTCCTCTGCAGCCACGGCTGGAGTCATGCAGGCAACCCACAG GAGGTGGGCGTGGTGCTGGCAGCAACGAGCAGACCCGTACAGTTCTCAGTGTGCGGCCTCTACACCCTGGGTCGTGCTAACCTCCCAGCC ATTGTCCAGGCTGTCACCTCGTATCTGGTAAtcctcctccagttttacttctcGGAGTTATATAAGTAG